From Flavobacterium alkalisoli, the proteins below share one genomic window:
- a CDS encoding pyridoxine 5'-phosphate synthase: MTKLSVNINKIATLRNSRGGNVPDLLKVAADVQKFGAQGVTIHPRPDERHIRYQDARDLVPVVYTEYNIEGNPIKKFMDLVLEVKPTQVTLVPDADDAITSNAGWDTIKHKSFLQEVIAEFKRNGIRTSIFVDPVLNMIEGAKETGTDRIELYTEAFAHEYGLGNEAGIAPYVASAKLANELGLGLNAGHDLSLDNIKFFKDNIPGLLEVSIGHALISESLYLGIENVVNMYLQKLK, translated from the coding sequence ATGACAAAACTTAGTGTAAATATAAACAAAATAGCAACGTTAAGGAACTCAAGAGGCGGTAATGTGCCTGATTTGCTTAAAGTTGCTGCCGATGTTCAGAAATTTGGAGCACAAGGGGTTACCATTCACCCGAGGCCTGATGAAAGGCATATCCGTTATCAGGATGCAAGGGATTTGGTTCCTGTTGTTTATACAGAGTATAATATTGAGGGTAATCCTATAAAGAAATTTATGGATTTAGTGCTGGAAGTAAAGCCTACACAGGTCACACTGGTTCCTGATGCGGATGATGCCATAACATCTAATGCGGGTTGGGACACGATAAAGCATAAATCGTTTTTGCAGGAAGTGATTGCCGAGTTTAAGAGAAATGGCATTCGTACCTCCATTTTTGTTGATCCTGTACTCAACATGATTGAAGGGGCTAAAGAAACCGGTACAGACAGGATTGAACTTTATACCGAAGCATTTGCTCATGAATACGGATTAGGGAATGAAGCGGGTATTGCACCTTATGTGGCTTCAGCAAAACTTGCAAACGAGTTGGGTTTAGGTCTAAATGCCGGTCACGATCTTAGTCTTGATAATATTAAGTTCTTTAAAGATAACATTCCGGGGCTTCTGGAAGTTTCTATCGGGCATGCCCTTATTTCTGAATCACTTTATCTGGGTATTGAGAATGTAGTGAATATGTATCTTCAAAAACTTAAATAA
- a CDS encoding CBS domain-containing protein encodes MIDITDFINNKIKPLNTTESVADAQDLFAEYPFSHFPVLENDVYIGCAGSEDIDLMEIDKTMNDMRYTFDRFFVRDTTIWLDVLEVFAKNETNIMPVLDSENKYLGYYEITDIIQFFHQTPFLKEDGGILVVEKGVADYTMSEVAQIVESNNGRLLGSFISEANLEKVQITLKISLGGLSEIIQTFRRYNYEIISEHQEDAYLNTLKDRSDYLDKYLNI; translated from the coding sequence ATGATTGATATAACTGATTTTATCAACAATAAAATAAAACCCCTTAACACAACTGAATCTGTAGCAGATGCGCAGGATCTTTTTGCCGAATACCCATTTTCACATTTTCCTGTACTGGAAAACGATGTATATATAGGTTGTGCCGGCAGCGAAGACATCGACCTTATGGAAATAGACAAAACCATGAATGACATGCGCTATACTTTTGACAGGTTTTTTGTTAGGGATACAACAATCTGGCTTGATGTGCTTGAAGTATTTGCCAAAAACGAAACCAACATAATGCCTGTTTTGGATAGCGAAAATAAGTACCTGGGCTATTATGAAATTACAGATATAATACAGTTTTTCCATCAAACCCCTTTCCTTAAAGAAGACGGAGGCATACTTGTAGTGGAAAAAGGAGTTGCCGATTACACAATGAGCGAAGTGGCGCAGATAGTAGAAAGCAACAACGGCAGGCTTTTGGGATCGTTCATATCTGAAGCTAACCTTGAAAAAGTACAGATTACCTTAAAAATAAGCCTGGGCGGGCTTAGTGAAATAATCCAGACATTCAGGAGGTATAATTATGAAATTATTTCTGAACATCAGGAAGACGCCTACCTTAACACATTAAAAGACCGTTCTGATTACCTGGACAAATACCTGAACATATAA
- a CDS encoding NAD kinase translates to MRIAVYGQYYKDNTEDIIEKMFSVFEGHTTEVVFEANFYKAITEKGLLQKSFSTFTHHEELDRRFDMLISIGGDGTMLRAATYVRDKNIPVLGINAGRLGFLATVQQEDIETLLPLIFENKYKISPRTLLSLDYEGMEKEDGLDFALNEITVSRKDTTSMITIEVKLNGDYLNAYWADGLIISTPTGSTGYSLSCGGPLLIPEVNSLVITPIAPHNLNARPLVIPDDTELELKVSGREPQHLISLDSRILTVDIETPLTIRKTGFKINMVEFPEEKFIKTLRKKLLWGEDKRN, encoded by the coding sequence ATGAGGATAGCTGTTTACGGTCAGTATTACAAAGACAACACCGAAGACATAATCGAGAAGATGTTCTCGGTTTTTGAAGGACATACTACCGAAGTGGTTTTTGAAGCAAACTTTTATAAAGCCATTACAGAAAAAGGGCTTTTACAAAAATCATTTTCAACTTTTACCCATCATGAAGAGCTGGACAGGCGTTTTGATATGCTTATAAGTATAGGCGGCGACGGCACCATGCTTAGGGCAGCTACTTATGTACGCGATAAAAACATACCTGTGCTTGGTATCAATGCCGGGCGTTTGGGCTTTTTAGCAACCGTACAGCAGGAAGATATAGAGACACTGCTGCCGCTTATTTTTGAAAATAAATACAAGATTTCACCAAGAACACTTCTTTCCCTTGACTATGAAGGAATGGAAAAAGAAGATGGGCTCGACTTTGCACTTAACGAAATTACCGTAAGCCGTAAAGACACCACCTCAATGATAACCATAGAGGTAAAATTAAACGGCGACTACCTTAATGCCTACTGGGCAGACGGACTTATTATATCTACCCCTACGGGCTCCACCGGATATTCATTAAGCTGTGGAGGCCCGCTGCTTATCCCGGAGGTAAACAGCCTTGTAATAACACCTATAGCACCGCATAACCTAAATGCACGCCCGCTTGTAATTCCGGATGATACAGAACTGGAACTGAAAGTGAGCGGAAGGGAACCGCAACATCTTATTTCCCTTGACTCCAGAATACTCACTGTAGACATTGAAACACCGTTAACCATAAGGAAAACAGGCTTCAAAATAAATATGGTTGAATTTCCGGAAGAAAAATTCATAAAAACGCTTCGCAAAAAACTTCTTTGGGGTGAAGACAAAAGAAATTAA
- the porG gene encoding type IX secretion system protein PorG, which yields MSRVFVVLFLIVFSLKAEAQINEVGIFAGGSNYIGDVGPTNYIAPKDLAVGLLYKYNRSTRHSYRASFTYAKISANDADSDSSGRKQRGYSFDNTVKELSLGLEFNFFDFNLHEPEFQLTPYVYSGLSYAWYDEQYINNGRTYDNGNNSSFAIPMIVGIKTNVLPNFVIGLEVGARYTFTDNLDGSYPEDDTFQNLRFGNLESEDWYVFTGFTLTYTFGEKPCYCPN from the coding sequence ATGAGTAGAGTTTTTGTTGTTTTATTTTTAATTGTTTTTTCACTGAAAGCAGAAGCCCAGATTAATGAAGTGGGTATTTTTGCCGGAGGAAGCAACTACATTGGAGATGTGGGTCCTACGAACTATATAGCACCGAAGGATCTTGCAGTGGGTTTACTATATAAATACAACAGGAGTACCCGCCATTCTTACAGGGCTTCATTTACTTACGCAAAGATATCTGCTAATGATGCGGATTCTGACTCAAGCGGAAGAAAACAAAGGGGCTATTCGTTTGATAATACAGTAAAAGAGTTATCTTTAGGCCTTGAATTTAATTTTTTCGATTTTAACCTGCATGAACCGGAGTTTCAGCTAACCCCTTATGTATACAGCGGGCTTAGCTATGCATGGTATGATGAGCAGTATATCAACAACGGGAGAACCTATGATAACGGAAACAACAGCTCATTTGCCATACCGATGATAGTAGGTATAAAAACGAATGTATTACCAAATTTTGTAATAGGCTTAGAAGTGGGCGCACGATATACATTTACCGATAATTTAGACGGCAGCTATCCGGAAGACGATACCTTCCAGAACCTTCGCTTTGGTAACTTAGAAAGCGAAGACTGGTATGTATTTACCGGATTTACCCTTACTTATACTTTTGGAGAAAAGCCTTGCTACTGCCCTAACTAA
- a CDS encoding isoprenyl transferase, with protein sequence MNKSTTINTENLPTHLAIIMDGNGRWAKQRGMLRAFGHESGTKSVKQTIENCTNLGIKYLTLYTFSTENWNRPKLEVQTLMKILINTLKKELPTLQKNNIRLSTIGNSELLPEKARNQLFEVIEKTKDNNKMVLTLALSYGSREEIISAVKQISEKVKTNAIAVTDINEEIITQHLYTHDMPDVDLVIRTSGEQRISNFLLWQCAYAEFYFTDVLWPDFSEKDLHNAIISYQKRERRFGKTSEQVK encoded by the coding sequence ATGAACAAATCAACTACTATAAATACTGAAAACCTACCTACTCACCTTGCCATAATAATGGACGGGAATGGCCGTTGGGCAAAGCAACGTGGCATGTTAAGGGCTTTTGGCCATGAAAGCGGGACAAAATCAGTAAAACAAACTATAGAAAACTGTACCAACCTTGGTATAAAATACCTTACCCTGTATACCTTTTCTACAGAGAACTGGAACAGGCCTAAACTGGAAGTTCAAACCCTAATGAAAATCCTTATCAACACTTTGAAAAAGGAACTTCCTACACTTCAAAAAAACAACATCAGGCTAAGCACTATCGGCAACAGCGAATTGCTTCCCGAAAAAGCCAGAAACCAGCTTTTTGAGGTTATAGAAAAAACAAAAGACAATAACAAGATGGTACTTACCCTTGCCCTTAGCTACGGCTCCAGGGAAGAGATAATATCAGCTGTTAAACAGATAAGTGAAAAAGTAAAAACAAACGCGATAGCGGTAACAGATATAAATGAAGAAATAATTACTCAACACCTGTATACGCACGACATGCCGGATGTAGACCTGGTTATAAGAACCAGCGGCGAACAAAGAATAAGCAACTTCCTGTTATGGCAGTGCGCATATGCAGAATTTTATTTTACCGATGTATTATGGCCGGACTTTAGTGAAAAAGACCTGCACAACGCAATTATCAGTTACCAAAAAAGAGAACGTAGATTTGGAAAAACCAGTGAACAAGTTAAATAA
- the bamA gene encoding outer membrane protein assembly factor BamA translates to MFYKRIKLFLGVVFCILSGTAAAQDRVEPGQYILAGVDVTGKLTYNEQTVVQFTGLEKGQRINVPGEEISNAIKKLWKLGLFNNIEFYASEIKGDSIYLELNVNELPKLSDVKMQGLRKSKIETLIKDTELTKGKYVNENLITNTRNYIENKYKKDGYYNTKVAINVIPDSANTVKMVVNIDRGKKVKVSKIKFEGNTMLTDSKLRSAMKNTKQKSFMNPLRIFKSSKYIKDKYKEDLGSIVDKYKEKGYRDARVTSDTVIYNPKKNTVAINIAIEEGRKYYFGDIKFIGNTVYTNQYLKQVLGIKKGEVYDGILLQKRIADQTKPDGEDLTNLYQNNGYLFSNINAVEVRTENDTIDFEIRIVEGPIAYLNKITVVGNDKTNDRVIYRELLTRPGQKWNKEDVVSTVRQLGSLGYFDAETIRPDIKNPSPETGTVDIEWNVTERGSSQIELQGGYGGGGFIGTLGLSFNNFSLRNIFNKDAYKPIPMGDGQKLSLRAQGSTYFQTYSLSFTEPWLGGKKPIQLFSSLSHSNQYLYNFQTRDVDRSQSFTISSVTLGLAKRLSGFYDRITISHAMTFQYYNLNNYNTGLFTFGNGSSRNLAYTLEVTRDSRGSPIFPTSGSIVSVSAKMTLPYSLFNNIDYANLGSQDEYKLRDSNGNYLKNIGTDDNPVYQVTHDPALAAADRSKVDQKKFNWLEYYKIKMKADWYTKIYGKLVLRTLGEFGFLGAYNSNRGVVPFERFFVGGDGLANYSLDGREVIQLRGYPNQALSSINGGTVYNKFSLELRYPITLKPQASIYVLTFLEAGNSYDSFQQYNPFALKRSAGFGLRVFMPAFGLLGIDFGNGFDPLPGSTQKNGWETHFIIGQQF, encoded by the coding sequence ATGTTTTATAAACGCATTAAATTATTTTTAGGAGTAGTATTTTGTATTCTATCCGGTACTGCCGCAGCGCAGGACAGGGTTGAACCGGGCCAGTATATACTGGCAGGTGTGGACGTAACCGGAAAACTTACCTATAACGAACAAACCGTAGTACAATTTACCGGCCTTGAAAAAGGGCAACGTATTAATGTTCCCGGTGAGGAAATAAGTAATGCCATAAAAAAGTTATGGAAACTTGGACTGTTTAACAATATTGAGTTTTATGCCTCCGAAATTAAAGGTGACAGTATTTACCTTGAGCTTAATGTAAATGAGCTCCCTAAACTTAGTGATGTAAAAATGCAGGGACTTAGAAAGAGTAAAATAGAAACTCTTATTAAGGACACTGAACTTACTAAAGGAAAATATGTAAACGAAAACCTTATTACCAATACTAGAAACTATATTGAGAATAAGTACAAAAAAGACGGTTACTACAATACAAAAGTTGCTATTAATGTAATACCTGACAGTGCAAATACTGTAAAAATGGTAGTTAACATAGACAGGGGCAAAAAAGTAAAAGTCTCCAAAATCAAATTTGAAGGTAACACCATGCTTACTGACAGTAAGCTGAGAAGCGCCATGAAGAACACTAAACAAAAAAGCTTCATGAACCCGTTGCGTATCTTTAAATCTTCTAAATACATCAAAGACAAATACAAGGAAGACTTAGGAAGCATTGTAGATAAATACAAAGAAAAAGGCTATCGTGATGCACGTGTTACTTCCGATACCGTTATCTATAACCCTAAGAAAAATACTGTAGCAATAAACATTGCCATAGAAGAAGGTCGCAAATACTACTTTGGTGACATTAAGTTTATTGGTAACACCGTATATACCAACCAATACTTAAAACAGGTATTAGGCATTAAAAAAGGCGAGGTTTATGATGGTATCCTTCTTCAAAAAAGGATAGCCGATCAAACTAAACCTGACGGTGAAGACCTTACCAACCTATACCAAAACAATGGTTACCTGTTCTCTAACATCAATGCAGTAGAGGTTAGAACAGAGAATGACACTATAGATTTTGAAATCCGTATCGTAGAAGGACCTATTGCTTACCTAAACAAAATTACTGTTGTAGGGAACGACAAAACTAACGACCGAGTTATATACCGTGAGCTTTTAACAAGGCCAGGGCAAAAATGGAATAAAGAAGACGTAGTTAGTACGGTTAGGCAGCTGGGATCATTAGGATATTTTGATGCAGAAACAATCAGGCCTGACATTAAAAACCCTTCTCCCGAAACCGGAACAGTAGATATTGAATGGAACGTTACAGAAAGAGGATCAAGCCAGATAGAACTTCAGGGAGGTTATGGCGGCGGCGGTTTTATTGGTACACTGGGCCTTTCATTCAACAACTTCTCATTAAGGAATATTTTCAATAAGGATGCCTACAAACCAATCCCTATGGGAGACGGACAAAAACTGTCGCTACGTGCGCAGGGTAGTACTTATTTCCAAACTTATAGTTTATCGTTTACTGAGCCATGGCTGGGTGGTAAGAAACCTATACAGTTATTCTCGTCATTATCGCACAGTAACCAGTATCTGTACAACTTCCAAACAAGGGATGTAGACAGAAGCCAAAGCTTTACTATTAGTTCAGTAACATTAGGTTTAGCAAAAAGGCTTAGTGGTTTTTATGACAGGATAACCATATCTCATGCCATGACATTCCAGTACTACAACCTTAACAACTATAATACAGGACTGTTTACATTTGGTAACGGTAGCTCACGTAACTTAGCTTACACGCTCGAGGTTACAAGAGACAGTAGAGGATCTCCTATATTCCCTACTTCGGGTTCAATAGTTAGTGTAAGTGCTAAAATGACACTTCCATACTCTTTATTCAACAATATAGATTATGCTAACTTAGGAAGTCAGGATGAATATAAACTAAGAGACAGTAACGGTAACTACCTTAAAAATATAGGTACAGACGATAATCCGGTTTATCAGGTAACTCACGATCCTGCGCTTGCAGCTGCAGACAGAAGTAAGGTAGACCAGAAGAAATTTAATTGGCTTGAATATTATAAGATTAAGATGAAAGCCGATTGGTATACAAAAATTTATGGTAAATTAGTGCTTCGAACATTAGGGGAATTCGGTTTCCTTGGTGCTTATAATTCGAACAGAGGGGTTGTTCCTTTTGAAAGATTCTTTGTGGGTGGTGACGGTTTAGCTAACTACTCGCTAGACGGACGTGAAGTAATACAGCTTAGGGGTTACCCTAACCAGGCACTATCATCTATAAACGGTGGTACGGTATACAACAAGTTCTCATTAGAGCTTCGTTACCCTATTACACTTAAACCACAGGCGTCAATATATGTATTAACCTTCTTAGAGGCAGGTAATTCATACGACTCTTTCCAGCAATACAATCCTTTTGCTCTAAAACGTTCGGCAGGTTTCGGTCTAAGGGTATTTATGCCGGCCTTCGGATTGTTAGGAATAGATTTTGGTAATGGATTTGACCCACTTCCGGGCTCCACACAAAAGAACGGATGGGAAACACACTTTATCATTGGCCAACAGTTTTAA